GTGCGGCGTTCGGCATGCTCTACGGCATCGTGTCGTTCGCGATCACGAAGCGGCAGCGCGACTTCACGAGCGTGCACCAGGTGCTCGCCACGAACTACCAGATCGTCGTCGACCCGCAGCTGACCGGTCAGGCACAGCGGATCCTCGGCCAGCACGGGCAGGCCCCGTCGACGCACTGGAACGACGCTCCGCAGCCGGGGGCGCCCGGCACGCAGGCGCGGCCCTTCCAGGGCCAGCAGCCGTGGCGTCCGGGTCCGTCCCAGGGGTCGCCCTACGGCGGCCACGCCACACCGCACCAGCCTGGAGGCGCGCAGCAGCCGGGTGCGTCGACTCCCGCTCCGCAGACGGGCGCGCCGCGCTACGGCACGAACGACGGTCCCCGCTACGGCGAGACGCCGGAGACCGCGCAGCAGCGCCCGCCGGCCGTCGACCCGCGGGTGCCGAACGCGCGTCCGGACGAGCCGCCGCAGTACGGCGAGCGGGTGTCCGGCCAGACGCCGACCGTCCCGGCCCAGCCGGACGCGCCGCGTTCCGCTCCCGGGCAGGACGAGGCACATCAGCGCGACGCAGATCGTCGCGACGAC
The Curtobacterium citreum genome window above contains:
- a CDS encoding general stress protein, with the protein product MSNQSPFAGRTAQAFPTLPRGDVLGTYDSYPDAQRVVAKLAEADFPVAKIAIVGNDLKTVERVTGKMTYGRAAVAGALSGLWLGIFFGIVLTLFSPSAGGLIIAAAIIGAAFGMLYGIVSFAITKRQRDFTSVHQVLATNYQIVVDPQLTGQAQRILGQHGQAPSTHWNDAPQPGAPGTQARPFQGQQPWRPGPSQGSPYGGHATPHQPGGAQQPGASTPAPQTGAPRYGTNDGPRYGETPETAQQRPPAVDPRVPNARPDEPPQYGERVSGQTPTVPAQPDAPRSAPGQDEAHQRDADRRDDRA